From the Ignavibacteriales bacterium genome, the window TCCTTTATTTAAACAAAACCCCGCAGTAGAGTGCGGGGTTTTTAAATATATGAAACAATTAGTTCGTAAAAACGTTTAATTAAGAGCGACAAACAAAAGAGTCATTTAAGCGGCTCTTTAAATTAGGAGAACCCTGCTGACTTCACAGCGGGGTTTTGTTTTACGGGGAAACATCGAACATCGAAAAGACTCTTCCTTCTTTAAAAAGAAAGTCGAGCATAGAGGCAAGCACAACTGCATTCCATATGTTGAGAAGACTAATCGTACATTTTCTCTTCTCATCATTCTTCGACCAGAGGTGGATCTCACCATTTACATAACTCTTTACACAGTCCTTCCATTCCACAAAAGTTTCCTTCTTTTTAAACCATTTGTAAGTGGTAAGCTTCATTCCTGTCCGGGAAACCTCGCACCCTCCGGCTGTAAAATTCTTTCCGTTACGGATCTCGCTAATAGTGCGGTTCACCATTCCGCTAAGGATATTCACCCAAACCCCGGAAAGGATGGCATTATAGTGATCGTCGAGTGACTTATTGGTTTTCATAATGCTGGCTGAACCGAAGAAGATCTTTATCACTTTTTTATCCTGCGAACGGAATACTATCTCATACGTCTTACCCGCCTTGATGCCGTTAACGACTTGCTGTATGGAGCCATAGCGAATGTCACTTATACGGCTTATAAGCATAGAGTCACCGGCAAATTCGAGACGTTCCGGTGAGATAACAAGCTTCTTCACCCTTCGGTCAATGAAGTTGCGTTTTATATCAAAGGTAAACGTTCTGGGTTCAACATCGTGTTGAGGTGCGTGTGTAGTCATATTATAAAAACTCCTTCAGAAAGATTTTGTTCCTATAAAATTCTTTGGGATTCTTCATTTACTCTGAATTGCAAAAAAAGTTGTTTGTCATTCTGAGGAGTCCCGATTTATCGGGATGACGAAGAATCTCTAAAACCATCCATTTGATAAATCTTCCCAGCTCTTGTTTGTCTCTTCTATCAAAGCAATTTTTTTACTTCTTAGCCAGCCTTTTATTTGCTTTTCCCGTTGTATAGCAAGTCTTATATCGGTTGTTTCATCATAATAAACTAATTTTGTCACATTATACTTTTTTGTAAAACCCTCGATAAGTTTGTTCTTGTGTTCATATACTCTTCGAAGCAAATCTTTGGTTGCTCCGGTATATAAGACGGTATTTGTTTTATTTGTCATTATGTATACATAGTATCTTTTTCGCATTAGGATTTCTTAAGAGATTCTTCGTTTCACTCAGAATGACATGCTGCAATTTAAAAACGAGATTCTTCGCTACGCTCAGAATGACAAGATAATAGGCTACTCTTTAATTTCATCATCCCGTAATTCGACGGGTTTTGAGTTCTTTTTGCGGAGGCGCATATTGAGAAACTCGACAAACAGCGAGAACGCCATCGCGAAGTAAACGTAGCCTTTCGGTACCTCGATGTGGAATCCTTCGACGAATAATAACAGCCCTATCATTAGCAGGAAAGCAAGCGCGAGCATTTTGATAGTGGGATGCTTATGAATGAAATCACTGACCCACCGGGCAAATATCACCATAACGATCATCGCAAGGATTATTGCGACTATCATCACTTCGATATCTTTCACAAGACCTATTGCAGTAAGGATCGAATCAAAGGAGAAGACGATATCCAGCAGTGCGATCTGTATTATTGCGCCGGCGAAAGTATTAATCTTCGACTTTCTTTGCTTCTCTTCGTCGTCCTCTAGCTTATCGTGGATTTCGAGAGTGCTCTTTGTAAGCAGAAAGAGACCTCCCGCTATCAGGATAAGGTCTCTTCCCGTAAAATCATGTCCAAAAATTGTTATGAGAGGCTGCACCATATTGGTTATCCACACA encodes:
- a CDS encoding TerC family protein codes for the protein MEFFEIFTRPETYVSLATLTFLEIVLGIDNIIFISIVTGKLKKEVQEKARITGLALALVFRVALLFGIVWITNMVQPLITIFGHDFTGRDLILIAGGLFLLTKSTLEIHDKLEDDEEKQRKSKINTFAGAIIQIALLDIVFSFDSILTAIGLVKDIEVMIVAIILAMIVMVIFARWVSDFIHKHPTIKMLALAFLLMIGLLLFVEGFHIEVPKGYVYFAMAFSLFVEFLNMRLRKKNSKPVELRDDEIKE
- a CDS encoding GIY-YIG nuclease family protein codes for the protein MRKRYYVYIMTNKTNTVLYTGATKDLLRRVYEHKNKLIEGFTKKYNVTKLVYYDETTDIRLAIQREKQIKGWLRSKKIALIEETNKSWEDLSNGWF